A window of the Desulforapulum autotrophicum HRM2 genome harbors these coding sequences:
- a CDS encoding DEAD/DEAH box helicase — protein sequence MKLGKFNGLSKQIVRLIDPGGKFIEKKDWKIGEEVTLIEDSGGFYLQQGNVIKSVKPDEARQNLSLKIGRGHLLWSLTSIRKNQFFVRSVEVSDSPTIIDLDIGLSDKIARQLYGSSQIKEDSIDAARRWFEDEFFLEGRGQPCMFVSSYAGGRTDTLEIRGREWIASLNEIDNYWQMSGLTRTRRSGAGLRLLQGELRFVDISVAGQLSNPVHRHALEEAIRSQGGYMTLWEQYSNMEWALSLNAARELGALRFKLVEKGSEPDEWEFLVEPASGRDFSKKLDELKKKGAHSSGNGLLEVMPNIPDWLDGSMNIEDTGLAEDKGKPWLCEWVKMDNEIVTLRIEAQWHKKPCGKGVICMSMHGYRKIRERRHQAVTNIRQRNNPMPQLHYLLEGVTTPFEQPKKLRKLSPAARKTFKGEPTPKQRQAIKVAFETPDVAIIIGPPGTGKTQVITALQKELALSMKGMPIQHQVLLSSFQHDAVDNVTARTRVFGLPAIKVGGKNRKAGGQASDPIEDWCKEKSEILSVSLKEKIDREPVFTTLKSLKKEMTTLRVTRPDYKEKQALLSRIKRCLEELSAFQIRLSPKVEHAWQAFLNEHHTDSNGEQACLGNERLIKRVRALRTTPTAFGDDGPEQCLRLLDWVQLEKLTMDRSELDLLNHCSREVSVCQARLQGLGKLKAAMLDRLIPDYRPRHIRMVLPDKACELLDDIQEEIEQQIKSSRSLGYLLILDAYLTTLNSSPSVIKKAALEYTSVLGATCQGAASNRITDLKQVEHQSSISFDTVVVDEAARANPLDLMVPMAMAKRRIVLVGDHRQLPHIVGPEVEDELVEKFELEITQQEMLKVSLFQRMMEILKEMEKNPGQPKRVVMLDKQFRMHSALGRFVSRLFYERVPYNLPEVKPGFDNDDRFAHKVPGYEGKVCGWIDMPGREGEHHRRNGSLVRDVEARRIAREARIIMEACPDLSVGVITFYRAQVDSIMEAMVKEGLTEKGPDGIRIKLNGEDHTRERLRVGTVDAFQGKEFDVVLLSLVRTSKGPVDETDDDALTKAYGFLRLDNRLNVAMSRQQRLLILVGDAAMATAQGAEAAVAALPAFYQMCGGNDGTIQ from the coding sequence ATGAAACTTGGAAAATTTAACGGCTTATCAAAGCAAATAGTCCGGCTGATAGACCCTGGAGGGAAATTCATTGAAAAAAAAGACTGGAAAATTGGCGAAGAAGTCACACTCATAGAGGATTCCGGTGGTTTCTATCTCCAACAGGGCAATGTGATAAAATCTGTAAAACCTGATGAAGCCCGTCAGAACCTGTCTTTAAAAATAGGGCGGGGCCATTTGCTTTGGTCGCTCACTTCCATTCGGAAAAATCAGTTTTTTGTCAGAAGCGTGGAGGTTTCGGATTCACCTACCATAATTGATCTTGATATCGGGCTTAGCGATAAAATTGCCCGACAGCTTTACGGGTCATCTCAAATCAAAGAAGACTCCATAGACGCCGCCCGACGTTGGTTTGAAGATGAATTTTTTCTGGAAGGCCGTGGGCAGCCCTGTATGTTTGTTTCTTCATATGCCGGGGGACGAACGGATACACTTGAGATTCGTGGCCGTGAATGGATTGCCTCCTTAAATGAGATAGACAACTATTGGCAGATGAGTGGACTGACCCGGACCCGGCGCAGCGGGGCAGGCCTGAGGCTGCTCCAGGGTGAGCTCCGGTTTGTTGATATCTCTGTGGCCGGTCAATTGTCCAATCCTGTTCATCGGCATGCCCTGGAAGAGGCGATCCGCAGCCAGGGTGGATATATGACGCTTTGGGAGCAGTACAGCAATATGGAGTGGGCGTTGAGCCTGAATGCGGCCCGGGAACTTGGAGCGCTGAGGTTCAAACTGGTTGAAAAGGGGAGTGAACCCGATGAATGGGAGTTTTTGGTGGAACCTGCTTCCGGAAGAGATTTTTCCAAAAAGTTAGATGAATTAAAGAAAAAGGGAGCACACAGCTCGGGAAACGGACTGCTGGAAGTCATGCCGAACATCCCCGACTGGCTGGACGGCAGTATGAACATCGAAGATACCGGATTGGCAGAGGACAAGGGCAAACCCTGGTTATGCGAGTGGGTAAAGATGGACAATGAGATTGTCACTCTTCGTATAGAAGCACAATGGCATAAAAAGCCTTGTGGGAAAGGCGTTATCTGCATGTCCATGCACGGCTACAGGAAAATAAGGGAAAGACGGCATCAGGCGGTTACGAATATTCGGCAGCGCAATAACCCCATGCCCCAGCTTCATTACCTGCTTGAAGGGGTGACAACGCCCTTTGAGCAACCTAAAAAACTCCGAAAATTAAGCCCTGCCGCCCGTAAAACATTTAAGGGCGAGCCAACCCCCAAACAGCGGCAGGCCATAAAAGTGGCCTTTGAAACACCGGATGTGGCGATTATTATCGGGCCGCCCGGAACAGGCAAAACCCAGGTGATCACTGCACTGCAAAAAGAGTTGGCCCTGTCCATGAAAGGAATGCCCATACAGCACCAGGTGCTTCTTTCCAGTTTTCAGCATGATGCCGTTGATAATGTCACAGCCCGAACCCGTGTGTTTGGTTTGCCGGCGATTAAGGTCGGGGGAAAAAATCGGAAAGCGGGGGGACAGGCCAGTGACCCCATCGAGGATTGGTGCAAAGAAAAATCTGAGATTCTGTCCGTAAGCCTAAAGGAAAAAATAGACCGGGAACCGGTTTTTACTACACTCAAAAGTTTGAAAAAAGAGATGACCACGCTGCGGGTGACCCGGCCCGACTATAAGGAAAAACAGGCTCTTTTGTCCCGAATAAAAAGGTGTTTGGAAGAATTGTCGGCGTTTCAAATACGGCTGTCTCCTAAGGTAGAACATGCCTGGCAGGCGTTTTTGAATGAGCACCATACAGATTCAAACGGTGAACAGGCCTGCCTGGGAAATGAAAGACTGATCAAGCGGGTTCGGGCGTTGAGAACAACACCGACTGCCTTTGGGGATGACGGCCCGGAGCAGTGCCTGCGTCTGCTTGACTGGGTGCAGCTCGAAAAATTAACAATGGATCGGTCTGAGTTGGACCTGTTGAATCATTGTTCCCGTGAGGTATCTGTATGCCAAGCGCGGCTCCAGGGGCTTGGAAAACTAAAAGCCGCTATGCTGGATCGGCTTATCCCTGATTATCGGCCCCGCCATATCAGGATGGTCTTGCCCGACAAAGCCTGTGAGTTGCTGGACGATATCCAGGAAGAAATTGAGCAGCAGATTAAAAGTTCCCGCAGCCTGGGATACCTGCTTATACTTGACGCTTATCTTACGACCTTAAACAGTTCACCCAGTGTAATTAAAAAAGCTGCGTTGGAATATACCAGCGTTTTGGGTGCAACCTGCCAGGGGGCGGCATCCAACAGGATAACGGATTTGAAACAGGTGGAGCACCAGAGTTCCATTAGTTTTGATACTGTGGTCGTGGATGAGGCAGCCCGGGCCAATCCTTTGGATTTGATGGTGCCCATGGCCATGGCAAAACGCCGTATTGTCCTCGTTGGGGATCACCGCCAGCTGCCTCATATAGTGGGACCTGAGGTTGAAGATGAATTGGTAGAAAAATTTGAGCTTGAGATAACACAGCAGGAAATGCTCAAGGTCAGTCTGTTTCAAAGAATGATGGAAATTTTGAAGGAGATGGAAAAAAATCCGGGCCAGCCAAAGCGGGTGGTGATGCTGGATAAACAATTTCGCATGCATTCTGCTCTGGGCCGGTTTGTCAGCAGATTGTTTTATGAGCGTGTGCCTTATAACCTTCCGGAAGTGAAGCCGGGATTTGATAATGATGATCGATTCGCTCATAAGGTACCAGGCTATGAAGGGAAGGTCTGCGGTTGGATTGACATGCCCGGCAGAGAAGGTGAGCATCATCGGAGAAACGGCAGTTTAGTCCGGGACGTTGAAGCGCGTCGTATTGCAAGGGAAGCCCGGATCATAATGGAGGCCTGTCCGGATTTGAGTGTTGGCGTCATCACGTTTTACAGGGCCCAGGTTGATAGCATTATGGAGGCAATGGTTAAAGAAGGGCTGACGGAAAAGGGGCCTGATGGCATACGGATTAAACTCAATGGTGAGGATCATACCCGCGAACGGCTGAGAGTCGGAACCGTTGATGCGTTTCAAGGAAAGGAATTTGATGTAGTACTGCTTTCTCTGGTCCGAACCAGCAAGGGCCCTGTGGACGAGACAGACGATGATGCATTGACAAAGGCCTATGGATTTTTGCGGTTGGATAATCGGTTGAATGTCGCCATGAGCCGCCAGCAGCGTTTGCTGATTCTGGTTGGGGATGCTGCCATGGCCACGGCACAGGGGGCTGAGGCTGCAGTAGCTGCCCTGCCTGCATTTTACCAGATGTGTGGGGGGAACGATGGAACAATACAATAA
- a CDS encoding ATP-grasp domain-containing protein encodes MNLVYICPQFPPNFSPFCSRLKALGVTVLGIGDGPAESLSQEISDSLAAYYMVDDLHNYDSLVKACGYFIHQYGKIDRLESHNEYWLATDAGLRLDFNIQGLKPADMQFIRRKSGMKEVFRRAGIKVAPGKVVHTLADAEGVVKETGYPVVAKPDDGVGALDTFKINNKKELLSFIEKKPDHDYIMEGFVKGTIFSFDGLTDRDGNIIFCTAHTFSQGIMDVVNNGDHLFYYSLRSIPKELEAVGRKAVSAFTVKERFFHIEFFKTGPTDYVALEVNMRPPGGYTTDMFNYASDIDVYKLWAEVVNGRTEPLDYHRKYHCCYASRKNRFNYVHSHEEIMDHYGSCILEVPSVPGVFSTALGDIGYIFRVEHERDLFEITAFIHEM; translated from the coding sequence ATGAACCTTGTTTACATCTGTCCCCAGTTCCCACCGAATTTCTCACCTTTTTGCAGTCGCCTCAAGGCGTTAGGAGTAACGGTACTTGGTATCGGCGACGGACCTGCTGAATCCCTTAGCCAGGAGATAAGCGATTCCCTGGCCGCCTACTATATGGTCGATGACCTGCATAATTACGACTCCCTGGTCAAGGCATGTGGCTATTTCATTCACCAGTACGGTAAAATTGACCGCCTTGAATCCCATAACGAATATTGGCTGGCAACCGATGCCGGGCTTCGCCTGGATTTCAATATTCAGGGGTTGAAGCCGGCTGATATGCAGTTTATTCGACGTAAATCCGGGATGAAGGAGGTCTTTCGCAGGGCCGGTATCAAGGTTGCACCCGGGAAGGTCGTTCATACGCTTGCTGATGCTGAAGGGGTGGTCAAAGAGACAGGCTACCCGGTTGTTGCCAAACCAGACGATGGGGTCGGTGCCCTCGATACCTTCAAAATCAACAATAAAAAAGAGCTCCTCTCATTTATTGAGAAAAAACCGGATCATGATTACATAATGGAAGGTTTTGTCAAAGGCACCATTTTTTCCTTTGACGGCCTGACAGACCGGGACGGTAACATCATCTTCTGTACAGCCCATACGTTTAGCCAGGGGATCATGGATGTGGTCAACAATGGGGACCATCTCTTTTACTACTCACTCAGAAGTATCCCAAAAGAGCTTGAAGCGGTTGGACGCAAGGCTGTCTCCGCCTTTACAGTTAAAGAGAGATTCTTCCATATTGAATTCTTCAAAACCGGCCCGACCGACTATGTGGCCCTGGAGGTCAATATGCGGCCGCCGGGTGGGTACACCACTGATATGTTCAACTATGCAAGCGATATCGACGTTTATAAGCTGTGGGCCGAAGTGGTGAATGGTCGAACCGAGCCTCTGGACTATCACAGGAAATACCATTGCTGCTATGCAAGCCGCAAAAACCGCTTTAACTATGTTCACAGCCACGAAGAAATCATGGATCACTATGGTTCCTGTATCCTTGAAGTTCCTTCAGTACCGGGTGTCTTCAGCACAGCCCTGGGCGATATCGGTTATATCTTCAGGGTTGAACATGAGCGGGATCTATTTGAAATAACCGCTTTTATCCATGAAATGTAA
- a CDS encoding AAA family ATPase, producing the protein MGKNKKKNKQKIKNNKESINSSQNESLKSKIIKAMGVNNFLSPDSVFKPGNIDIGLLEKDEDLRPKAEKLLDEIIQFSDDLKQKSEDLDKSKEGIEVLNKSIGQEKEALSTQQKKVEEIEAQVIEKKDQLNLKEAKLTEWEEDLGGREADAKSGFLSEKQKACLEKRDALDLLEKEYKEKFEKERDALFQKEKELDERGLELSQREASAKAGFVDEKRKVLEAFQKQIDDKQEQFGKLKQTMAAEKLKHDEKLSMDKELLLLEINKVRDEHQEKLELERTLVETERCQLEIKQKELERHVNQLEIRKRSQNDWEQSIKDDLQEKSSSQIISLGSQLEQMKNYRSKDQETIQELNRELIQYADLAKSLDGAGIEDVQVKLEENRKEIKKLKAELAAAPRDDLEQENDRLLEQIDDMSEQNTDLKSELWSAKTELDKMNLSVAAKHNLIKEKKVLELHNKILDSAIKELRVQVDDLVEKQQGNNAFPALCGLDKKHGQDGVNLQVVPDLKNFADQIRKGMACIYSDTPLYYRSEDIRLFLGGLAMSNLHILHGMSGTGKTSLAKAFTKVVGGYCTDIAVQAGWRDKDDLLGHFNAFEKKFYEREALQALYRAQLPEFKDKINVILLDEMNLSRPEQYFAEFLSAMEKQPDQREIVLLESEIQNSPRLFEEGRKIKIPENVWFIGTANHDETTNEFADKTYDRAHVMELGRNDGEIGTDDYEQTTYRFSSLTKQFHAAAVKHGNTVNSFFKNFEDSKLADVLEQNFTVRWGNRLREHAKKFIPVVKEAGGSFEEGLDHLLASKVFRDGKVTGRFDTVLKDLDDVEAALIETWTDIGLTHDPVKTLACIEKDRRRMERGA; encoded by the coding sequence ATGGGAAAAAATAAGAAAAAAAATAAGCAGAAGATTAAAAATAATAAAGAGTCTATCAATTCGTCCCAGAACGAATCTCTCAAGTCAAAAATTATCAAAGCCATGGGGGTGAATAATTTTTTGTCTCCGGATTCTGTTTTCAAACCGGGGAATATTGATATCGGTTTGCTTGAAAAGGATGAAGACCTGCGGCCGAAAGCAGAAAAACTCCTGGATGAAATTATTCAATTTTCTGATGATCTAAAACAAAAATCAGAAGATCTTGATAAATCAAAAGAAGGTATAGAAGTCCTGAATAAATCAATAGGGCAGGAGAAAGAGGCGCTCTCAACCCAGCAGAAAAAAGTGGAAGAGATAGAAGCTCAGGTTATTGAAAAAAAGGATCAATTAAATCTGAAAGAAGCAAAGCTTACAGAATGGGAAGAAGATCTGGGCGGACGTGAGGCTGATGCAAAGTCTGGATTCCTGTCGGAAAAACAAAAAGCCTGCCTTGAAAAGAGAGACGCTTTGGATTTGCTTGAAAAAGAGTATAAAGAAAAATTCGAAAAAGAAAGGGATGCACTTTTTCAAAAAGAAAAAGAACTGGATGAAAGAGGATTAGAATTATCCCAACGAGAAGCCAGTGCCAAAGCCGGATTTGTAGATGAAAAAAGAAAAGTTTTAGAAGCGTTTCAAAAACAGATAGATGATAAACAAGAGCAGTTTGGAAAACTTAAGCAAACAATGGCGGCGGAAAAACTCAAGCACGATGAAAAACTTTCCATGGATAAGGAACTGCTTCTCCTGGAGATCAACAAGGTTCGGGATGAGCATCAAGAAAAATTAGAGCTGGAAAGAACACTGGTGGAAACCGAACGTTGTCAGCTTGAGATTAAACAAAAAGAGCTTGAACGGCATGTCAATCAACTTGAGATCCGAAAACGTTCCCAGAATGACTGGGAGCAAAGTATAAAAGATGACCTGCAAGAAAAATCCAGTTCTCAAATTATCAGTCTTGGAAGTCAACTGGAGCAGATGAAAAATTACCGTAGTAAAGACCAGGAAACTATCCAGGAACTGAATAGGGAATTGATCCAGTATGCTGATTTGGCAAAATCTCTGGACGGAGCCGGTATAGAAGATGTCCAGGTGAAATTGGAAGAAAACCGTAAAGAGATAAAAAAGTTAAAAGCCGAGCTTGCTGCGGCCCCCAGGGATGACTTGGAACAAGAAAACGACAGGCTGTTGGAACAGATAGATGACATGTCCGAGCAAAATACAGATCTTAAAAGTGAGCTTTGGTCAGCAAAAACCGAATTGGATAAAATGAATTTAAGTGTGGCTGCCAAACATAATCTGATTAAAGAGAAAAAAGTGCTGGAACTTCATAATAAGATTTTGGATTCCGCAATTAAGGAACTCCGAGTACAGGTAGATGACCTTGTTGAAAAACAGCAGGGCAATAACGCGTTCCCGGCATTGTGCGGGTTAGATAAAAAGCATGGTCAAGATGGTGTGAACCTCCAGGTCGTTCCAGATCTTAAAAATTTTGCAGATCAGATACGCAAGGGGATGGCCTGTATTTATTCCGATACGCCGCTTTATTATCGCAGTGAGGATATTCGTCTGTTTCTTGGCGGACTGGCCATGAGTAATCTTCACATCCTTCATGGTATGTCCGGAACGGGTAAAACAAGCCTTGCCAAAGCATTTACAAAGGTTGTGGGAGGGTATTGTACTGATATTGCCGTGCAGGCCGGATGGCGTGATAAGGATGATCTTTTGGGGCATTTTAATGCTTTTGAGAAAAAATTTTATGAGCGGGAGGCGCTTCAGGCGCTTTACAGGGCTCAATTGCCAGAATTCAAGGATAAAATAAATGTCATTTTGTTGGACGAAATGAATCTTTCCAGGCCTGAACAATATTTTGCTGAATTTCTGTCCGCCATGGAAAAACAGCCTGATCAACGTGAGATCGTCCTACTTGAAAGTGAAATTCAGAATTCACCAAGGCTTTTTGAGGAAGGGCGTAAAATAAAAATACCTGAAAATGTATGGTTCATAGGGACTGCAAACCATGACGAAACCACAAATGAATTTGCAGATAAGACCTATGATCGTGCCCATGTAATGGAATTGGGCCGGAATGACGGAGAAATTGGCACTGATGATTATGAACAGACAACCTATCGTTTTTCATCCCTAACAAAACAGTTTCACGCAGCTGCCGTAAAGCATGGAAATACAGTTAATTCATTCTTCAAAAATTTTGAAGACAGCAAACTGGCAGACGTTTTGGAACAAAACTTTACTGTGCGCTGGGGGAACCGGCTCAGGGAACATGCAAAAAAGTTTATTCCGGTTGTTAAAGAGGCCGGAGGATCTTTTGAAGAAGGCTTGGACCACTTACTGGCTTCAAAGGTGTTCAGGGATGGGAAAGTTACCGGACGTTTTGATACTGTTTTAAAAGATCTTGATGATGTAGAGGCTGCATTGATCGAAACATGGACAGATATAGGATTAACACATGATCCAGTTAAAACTCTGGCCTGTATTGAGAAAGACCGGAGGAGGATGGAGCGTGGCGCATGA
- a CDS encoding addiction module protein yields MQQAFLPLNKMTSTEKIVVMNQIWDDLMRNPDDIPSPEWYNEVLSARAKRVQNGEAHFKDFDTVKSELRSEFK; encoded by the coding sequence ATGCAGCAAGCATTTCTGCCATTAAACAAAATGACCAGCACCGAAAAGATCGTTGTAATGAATCAAATCTGGGATGATCTTATGCGCAATCCAGATGATATTCCATCACCTGAATGGTATAATGAAGTTTTATCTGCTCGTGCCAAGCGAGTTCAAAACGGTGAGGCTCATTTTAAAGACTTTGATACTGTTAAGTCTGAATTGCGTTCAGAGTTTAAATGA
- a CDS encoding 4Fe-4S dicluster domain-containing protein: protein MTIEKIQGCIGCGTCIETCPTDVIRKDPKTKKAFIAYPADCQICHLCRMYCPVDAITISPEKSIPVVVSWG, encoded by the coding sequence ATGACCATCGAAAAAATTCAAGGATGTATTGGTTGTGGAACATGCATAGAAACATGTCCCACTGACGTCATCCGCAAAGACCCAAAAACAAAAAAAGCATTCATCGCATACCCGGCTGACTGCCAGATCTGCCACCTGTGCAGGATGTATTGCCCTGTGGATGCAATAACCATTTCACCGGAAAAATCTATTCCGGTTGTCGTTTCATGGGGGTAA
- a CDS encoding esterase family protein, with the protein MELKVYGHWGVPFIVFPCSKGRFYDYENMGMIDAIKPFIEAGKIKIYAVDSVDSESWYNFSVSPSERNSRHEAYDQYICTEVLPFIQQDCRADVKVMVNGCSMGAYHSLNFFLKHPELCQGVLALSGLYRLDRAEFGLAPGQVEGVYFNSPISYLPNLHDPNIIEQYRQKTIIICAGQGSWEDEAVADTRAVDELLKGKGIDAWVDLWGYDVNHDWPWWFRQMNYFLGKLYGS; encoded by the coding sequence ATGGAACTTAAGGTATACGGCCACTGGGGAGTCCCTTTTATTGTTTTTCCCTGTTCCAAGGGTCGATTCTACGATTACGAGAACATGGGAATGATCGATGCAATAAAGCCGTTTATCGAGGCGGGAAAAATTAAAATCTATGCCGTGGACAGCGTTGACAGTGAGTCATGGTATAATTTTTCAGTCTCCCCATCGGAGCGCAACAGCCGTCATGAGGCCTATGATCAGTATATCTGCACAGAGGTTCTCCCCTTTATCCAACAGGATTGCCGGGCAGATGTGAAGGTTATGGTCAACGGTTGCAGTATGGGTGCTTATCACAGCCTGAATTTCTTTCTGAAACATCCTGAGCTCTGCCAGGGGGTGCTGGCCTTAAGCGGTTTGTACCGGTTGGACCGCGCCGAGTTTGGTCTTGCACCCGGCCAGGTTGAGGGTGTTTATTTTAACTCGCCGATAAGCTATCTGCCGAATCTCCACGATCCGAATATTATAGAGCAATATCGTCAGAAGACCATTATCATCTGTGCGGGACAAGGTTCCTGGGAGGATGAGGCGGTTGCAGACACCAGGGCTGTAGATGAACTACTAAAAGGCAAGGGGATAGATGCCTGGGTCGATCTCTGGGGCTATGACGTTAACCATGACTGGCCCTGGTGGTTCAGGCAGATGAACTATTTCCTTGGCAAGCTCTATGGCAGTTGA
- a CDS encoding Rcat domain-containing protein — protein sequence MILYDRLRNRTISVEELPEHVLPGRYLLTGEALINGHTQMGADDVMVSDGTHKLSFNGHIVSFFDAVEDKEEQVKFEIVVKALLQIDKVLTGPDDVSDMLPPPLVPRQVFDDDGEFNPLEILLDHVLKKGHLHEINRRPRIDMRYDDRVLPVSRAKRLSPSAHRHLAAHSECWQRRTLTGIQPKKIMGQISEDEYGLYENRVYARLLDRLDRSLNKRLQELSELLENFDEGLKLESADSLNYRLRNSLFSLWGETFTSMESVSLVRCKIERVQKRLKEYSKSIKGLIQGNLYNRVPRNAQVASKIQLTNILAHDQHYRFIVKLWNSSLEGNDKNILPEEKYKKNMALQLAYINYCKLLIVRSLKELGYFSKSKGIHGCRFLFKGHELTVTLKKASWEIENKRSGQKLILIPIASWNSEGLKTIKEGDKLIIPCCLNSVGNTFLTPSDWITGKYDGPLVLSPLDFYVQERLVSLLISWILLKPFQAYGQLINKLPRTIMPQLKNIKSCKVEGEYSVRLLEPISDRDAGLILNALEAANADGSRAQFETAKVFMDQITRCPFCQEEAKLTPWEGGQAFKAVCSRSDCKLEWGIFCRSHEIPNVRFYTKDRKKGGFKNNGRWSDQYELKCPERN from the coding sequence ATGATATTGTATGACCGTTTGAGAAACAGAACGATTTCAGTTGAGGAATTACCGGAACATGTTCTGCCCGGAAGATATCTATTGACCGGAGAGGCATTGATTAATGGGCATACGCAGATGGGTGCCGATGATGTCATGGTATCGGATGGCACCCATAAACTCTCATTTAATGGTCATATCGTTTCCTTTTTTGACGCAGTGGAAGATAAAGAGGAGCAAGTTAAATTTGAAATAGTTGTTAAAGCGCTGCTCCAAATTGATAAGGTACTGACTGGGCCTGATGATGTTTCCGACATGTTGCCGCCACCGCTTGTCCCTCGTCAGGTATTTGATGATGATGGTGAGTTTAACCCACTTGAAATCTTACTTGATCATGTCTTGAAAAAGGGCCATCTTCATGAAATAAACCGTCGGCCCCGTATTGATATGCGGTATGATGACAGGGTGTTGCCAGTGAGCCGCGCTAAGCGCCTGTCACCATCAGCCCATCGGCACCTTGCCGCCCACTCAGAATGCTGGCAGAGAAGAACTTTGACCGGAATCCAGCCAAAAAAAATCATGGGTCAGATTAGTGAAGATGAATATGGTCTTTATGAAAACAGGGTGTATGCCCGGCTATTGGATCGGCTTGATCGGTCATTAAACAAAAGATTGCAGGAGTTAAGTGAACTGCTTGAAAACTTTGATGAGGGACTCAAGTTAGAGAGTGCCGACTCATTAAATTATCGGTTAAGAAACAGCCTTTTTTCGTTATGGGGAGAAACATTTACCTCCATGGAATCTGTTTCACTTGTCCGGTGCAAGATTGAAAGAGTTCAAAAGCGCCTTAAAGAATATTCAAAATCCATCAAGGGATTGATTCAGGGGAATTTGTATAATCGGGTACCTCGAAATGCGCAGGTAGCAAGTAAAATTCAACTTACAAACATTCTTGCCCATGATCAGCATTACCGATTTATTGTTAAACTATGGAATTCATCCCTTGAGGGTAATGATAAGAATATATTACCGGAGGAAAAGTACAAAAAAAATATGGCGTTACAACTCGCCTATATCAATTATTGTAAATTATTGATCGTAAGATCTTTAAAAGAGTTGGGCTATTTTTCCAAAAGCAAAGGGATCCACGGTTGTCGGTTTTTATTTAAAGGGCATGAATTAACAGTGACTTTAAAAAAAGCAAGCTGGGAGATAGAAAATAAAAGAAGTGGTCAGAAACTTATTCTTATCCCAATTGCTTCCTGGAATTCTGAAGGATTAAAAACAATAAAAGAAGGTGACAAACTCATAATTCCATGTTGTTTAAATAGCGTGGGAAACACTTTTTTGACCCCGTCCGATTGGATAACCGGGAAATATGACGGCCCACTTGTTCTTTCTCCCCTGGATTTTTATGTTCAAGAGCGTTTGGTAAGCCTTCTTATAAGCTGGATCTTGCTGAAACCGTTTCAGGCATATGGCCAATTGATCAATAAACTCCCAAGAACGATCATGCCTCAATTGAAAAATATCAAGAGCTGTAAAGTGGAGGGTGAATATTCGGTGCGCTTGCTGGAACCAATATCTGATAGAGATGCTGGCCTTATATTGAATGCTCTGGAAGCGGCTAATGCTGATGGAAGTAGAGCGCAGTTTGAAACAGCTAAGGTATTTATGGATCAAATCACAAGATGTCCTTTTTGTCAGGAAGAGGCGAAACTGACACCATGGGAAGGTGGGCAGGCATTTAAAGCCGTTTGTAGCCGCAGCGATTGTAAGCTTGAGTGGGGTATCTTTTGTAGAAGTCACGAGATACCCAACGTACGTTTTTACACAAAAGATCGGAAGAAGGGAGGGTTCAAAAACAATGGCCGTTGGTCGGATCAATATGAACTAAAGTGCCCTGAACGAAATTAA
- a CDS encoding MarR family winged helix-turn-helix transcriptional regulator: MKYEDSDKPLMHLFMHIGKLLNDRLRSSLGGGGIHFGQARILVSLMRHGNLIQRTIGQELHIKPATVTNMVKRMEASGLIERGRDANNDRIINVTLTSKGKEAANFAINVMEQIENDIRSEFTQKEIDKLRNPLERIRNTLGGSDPGI; the protein is encoded by the coding sequence ATGAAATATGAAGATTCAGATAAGCCTTTAATGCATCTTTTTATGCACATAGGGAAATTGTTAAATGATAGGTTAAGAAGCTCTCTTGGTGGGGGCGGAATTCATTTTGGGCAGGCGAGAATTCTTGTTTCATTGATGCGGCATGGTAATTTGATCCAGAGGACAATTGGCCAGGAGCTGCACATCAAACCTGCGACGGTCACAAACATGGTGAAAAGAATGGAAGCGTCAGGGCTGATTGAGCGCGGACGAGATGCAAATAATGATAGAATCATAAACGTCACCCTGACTTCAAAAGGAAAAGAGGCCGCAAACTTCGCCATAAACGTGATGGAGCAGATTGAAAATGATATCCGCTCAGAATTTACCCAAAAAGAAATTGATAAATTGCGCAATCCCCTTGAAAGAATTCGCAACACGCTTGGTGGATCTGATCCAGGCATATAA